In one window of Thermodesulfobacteriota bacterium DNA:
- a CDS encoding lytic transglycosylase domain-containing protein, with protein sequence MKLRHYVILSAVLAFGSPVAALADFYQYTDENGVVHITNVPTTAKYKWMMKERVPSVLSPSNPAFKNLSAGRFEEMIRSTAEKYGVDPMLVKAIVKAESDFDPAAVSKKGATGLMQLMPATASRMGVRNIHDPVENVEGGIKYLSKLLQMFKWQVPLAVAAYNAGENAVLKYGTIPPYSETQTYVKRVLHYHDLYSSGSR encoded by the coding sequence ATGAAGCTACGACATTACGTCATCCTGTCGGCCGTCCTGGCCTTCGGCTCGCCAGTTGCGGCGCTGGCCGATTTTTATCAGTATACGGACGAGAACGGGGTCGTCCACATCACCAACGTGCCGACCACGGCGAAGTACAAGTGGATGATGAAGGAGAGGGTCCCTTCAGTGCTCTCGCCCTCCAATCCGGCGTTCAAGAACCTCTCTGCGGGCAGGTTCGAGGAGATGATAAGGAGCACCGCCGAGAAGTACGGAGTGGACCCGATGCTCGTAAAGGCCATAGTAAAGGCCGAGTCCGACTTCGACCCGGCAGCGGTATCGAAAAAAGGGGCGACCGGCCTCATGCAGCTGATGCCGGCGACCGCGTCTCGGATGGGCGTAAGGAACATACACGACCCGGTCGAGAACGTCGAGGGCGGGATAAAGTACCTTTCGAAGCTCCTTCAGATGTTCAAGTGGCAGGTGCCGCTCGCGGTCGCCGCGTACAACGCCGGCGAGAACGCGGTCTTGAAGTACGGCACGATACCGCCTTACTCGGAGACGCAGACCTACGTCAAAAGGGTGCTCCATTACCATGACCTCTACAGTTCCGGGTCGCGGTAG